A genome region from Primulina eburnea isolate SZY01 chromosome 9, ASM2296580v1, whole genome shotgun sequence includes the following:
- the LOC140840873 gene encoding uncharacterized protein, giving the protein MYDQNPSPASSTSPRATVGRSRRHHCRRRHMVEEDEGDLVVCTGESCQSCTAWVIADCVALCCCPCAVVNLLTLTFLKLPWAVARRFIRRRKKEKIRKIMDKERRRGAGGDTDGISRKERVNEFTSGIVWEEGETDNPAAAEEIWLELYEVGHLAFGRVSFSGNILNG; this is encoded by the coding sequence ATGTACGATCAAAACCCATCTCCAGCTTCGTCGACATCTCCGAGAGCCACCGTGGGCAGAAGCCGCAGACACCACTGCCGGAGACGGCACATGGTGGAGGAGGACGAGGGAGATTTGGTCGTGTGCACCGGGGAATCATGCCAGTCTTGCACCGCGTGGGTGATAGCCGACTGCGTGGCGCTATGCTGCTGCCCCTGCGCGGTGGTGAACCTGCTGACACTGACATTCTTGAAGCTCCCGTGGGCGGTGGCGCGTAGATTCATCCGCCGCCGGAAGAAGGAGAAGATCCGGAAGATAATGGACAAGGAGAGGAGACGCGGCGCAGGAGGGGACACAGATGGAATTTCAAGAAAAGAGAGGGTCAATGAATTCACATCGGGAATTGTCTGGGAAGAAGGGGAAACGGACAATCCTGCAGCGGCAGAGGAGATCTGGTTGGAGCTGTACGAGGTTGGTCATTTGGCCTTTGGTAGGGTTTCTTTTAgtggaaatattttgaatggcTAG
- the LOC140841545 gene encoding isocitrate dehydrogenase [NADP]-like isoform X2, whose product MIVASGTLSSPSFLAFKNRRILPNPRLSYGMSFKDPRALFTRLPNASARCFSAAPDAVNKIQVQNPIVEMDGDEMTRVIWKTIKDKLIFPYLELDIKYFDLGILNRDATDDKVTVESAEAALKYNVAVKCATITPDETRVKEFGLKDMWRSPNGTIRNILNGTVFREPILCQNIPRIVHGWKKPICIGRHAFGDQYRATDTVIRGPGKLKMVFVPENGDVPLELDVHDFKGPGVALSMFNVDESVRAFAESSFVMAFGKKWPLYLSTKNTILKKYDGRFKDIFQEVYEEKWKEKFEEHSIWYEHRLIDDMVAYAMKSEGGYVWACKNYDGDVQSDLLAQGFGSLGLMTSVLLSGDGKTLEAEAAHGTVTRHFRLHEKGQETSTNSIASIFAWTRGLEHRANLDGNEKLLDFAHKLEAACIETVESGKMTKDLAILTHGPKVSRDMYLNTEEFIDAVAQRLNSKLRATL is encoded by the exons ATGATCGTGGCATCTGGAACACTATCGTCTCCGTCATTTCTCGCTTTCAAAAACCGCCGCATCCTTCCGAATCCGAGACTTTCGTACGGAATGTCGTTCAAGGACCCCCGCGCTCTCTTCACTCGCCTCCCGAACGCCTCAGCTCGCTGTTTTTCGGCCGCTCCCGACGCTGTCAATAAAATCCAAGTTCAGAACCCTATCGTCGAAATGGACG GCGATGAGATGACGCGAGTCATATGGAAAACGATCAAAGACAAG TTGATATTTCCGTACCTGGAACTGGACATAAAGTATTTCGATTTAGGTATATTGAATCGTGATGCAACCGATGACAAAGTTACTGTGGAGAGTGCTGAAGCTGCTCTTAA GTATAATGTTGCTGTAAAATGTGCTACAATCACTCCAG ATGAGACAAGAGTCAAGGAATTTGGACTAAAAGATATGTGGAGAAGTCCCAATGGCACAATCAGAAATATATTAAATG GAACCGTTTTTCGCGAGCCTATTTTGTGccaaaacattcctagaattgTTCATG GTTGgaaaaaacccatttgtatcggTAGACATGCCTTTGGTGATCAGTATCGTGCTACTGACACAGTCATTAGAGGACCTGGAAAGCTTAAAATGGTTTTTG TGCCAGAAAACGGTGATGTACCGCTAGAACTGGATGTGCATGACTTCAAAGGTCCCGGAGTTGCCCTTTCTATGTTTAATGTTGACGAG TCTGTTCGAGCATTTGCTGAATCATCATTTGTGATGGCTTTTGGGAAAAAATGGCCTCTATACTTGAGTACAAAAAATACCATTCTTAAGAAGTATGATGGCAG GTTCAAGGACATATTTCAGGAGGTATATGAAGAAAAGTGGAAGGAAAAATTTGAAGAGCATTCAATATG GTATGAACACCGGTTGATTGATGACATGGTGGCTTATGCAATGAAGAGTGAAGGTGGATATGTTTGGGCTTGTAAAAATTATGACGGAGATGTCCAAAGTGATTTACTTGCCCAAG GGTTTGGCTCATTAGGACTCATGACATCCGTTTTG CTATCTGGTGACGGTAAAACTTTAGAAGCAGAGGCTGCTCATGGGACGGTGACCCGGCATTTTAGGTTGCATGAGAAGGGTCAAGAAACCAGCACAAATAGTATTGCATCCATATTTGCCTGGACACGAGGCTTAGAACATCG TGCCAACCTCGATGGCAATGAGAAGCTGTTAGATTTCGCTCACAAGTTAGAAGCAGCATGCATCGAGACGGTGGAATCTGGAAAGATGACTAAAGATCTCGCCATTTTAACGCATGGACCAAA GGTTTCGAGAGACATGTACTTGAACACCGAAGAATTCATTGATGCTGTCGCACAAAGGCTCAACTCAAAGCTTCGTGCGACG CTTTGA
- the LOC140841546 gene encoding large ribosomal subunit protein bL12c-like: protein MASTLSSVNLRYPSYPKPSAAASLSSSICFSRNVSELSAKTYRKLHNNRATVLRPVSAVDAPEKIIELGDQISNLTLADAQKLVEYLQDKLGVSAASFAPVAAASAAPTAEAAPVVEEKTEFDVVIEDVPSNARIATIKVVRALTNLALKEAKDLIEGLPKKFKEGISKEEAEEAKKQLEVAGAKIAIV from the coding sequence ATGGCTTCTACGCTTTCTTCAGTTAACCTGCGCTACCCCTCTTATCCTAAACCATCCGCCGCAGCTTCACTGAGCTCCTCCATCTGCTTTTCCCGAAACGTCTCCGAATTATCAGCCAAAACCTATCGCAAACTCCACAACAACCGTGCCACGGTCCTCCGCCCTGTCTCGGCCGTCGACGCTCCCGAGAAAATCATCGAGCTAGGTGACCAGATCTCGAACCTAACCTTAGCAGACGCACAGAAGCTCGTCGAGTACCTCCAGGACAAGCTAGGCGTATCCGCCGCGTCCTTCGCCCCGGTGGCCGCCGCTTCCGCAGCGCCGACGGCGGAGGCGGCTCCTGTGGTGGAGGAGAAGACGGAGTTCGACGTGGTGATCGAGGATGTCCCAAGCAACGCCCGAATCGCGACGATTAAGGTGGTTAGGGCTTTAACGAACCTGGCGTTGAAGGAAGCGAAGGATTTGATCGAAGGATTGCCGAAGAAATTCAAGGAAGGAATCTCCAAGGAGGAGGCTGAGGAAGCGAAGAAGCAGCTCGAAGTGGCCGGCGCCAAGATAGCCATCGTTTGA
- the LOC140841545 gene encoding isocitrate dehydrogenase [NADP]-like isoform X1, giving the protein MIVASGTLSSPSFLAFKNRRILPNPRLSYGMSFKDPRALFTRLPNASARCFSAAPDAVNKIQVQNPIVEMDGDEMTRVIWKTIKDKLIFPYLELDIKYFDLGILNRDATDDKVTVESAEAALKYNVAVKCATITPDETRVKEFGLKDMWRSPNGTIRNILNGTVFREPILCQNIPRIVHGWKKPICIGRHAFGDQYRATDTVIRGPGKLKMVFVPENGDVPLELDVHDFKGPGVALSMFNVDESVRAFAESSFVMAFGKKWPLYLSTKNTILKKYDGRFKDIFQEVYEEKWKEKFEEHSIWYEHRLIDDMVAYAMKSEGGYVWACKNYDGDVQSDLLAQGFGSLGLMTSVLLSGDGKTLEAEAAHGTVTRHFRLHEKGQETSTNSIASIFAWTRGLEHRANLDGNEKLLDFAHKLEAACIETVESGKMTKDLAILTHGPKVSRDMYLNTEEFIDAVAQRLNSKLRATVPV; this is encoded by the exons ATGATCGTGGCATCTGGAACACTATCGTCTCCGTCATTTCTCGCTTTCAAAAACCGCCGCATCCTTCCGAATCCGAGACTTTCGTACGGAATGTCGTTCAAGGACCCCCGCGCTCTCTTCACTCGCCTCCCGAACGCCTCAGCTCGCTGTTTTTCGGCCGCTCCCGACGCTGTCAATAAAATCCAAGTTCAGAACCCTATCGTCGAAATGGACG GCGATGAGATGACGCGAGTCATATGGAAAACGATCAAAGACAAG TTGATATTTCCGTACCTGGAACTGGACATAAAGTATTTCGATTTAGGTATATTGAATCGTGATGCAACCGATGACAAAGTTACTGTGGAGAGTGCTGAAGCTGCTCTTAA GTATAATGTTGCTGTAAAATGTGCTACAATCACTCCAG ATGAGACAAGAGTCAAGGAATTTGGACTAAAAGATATGTGGAGAAGTCCCAATGGCACAATCAGAAATATATTAAATG GAACCGTTTTTCGCGAGCCTATTTTGTGccaaaacattcctagaattgTTCATG GTTGgaaaaaacccatttgtatcggTAGACATGCCTTTGGTGATCAGTATCGTGCTACTGACACAGTCATTAGAGGACCTGGAAAGCTTAAAATGGTTTTTG TGCCAGAAAACGGTGATGTACCGCTAGAACTGGATGTGCATGACTTCAAAGGTCCCGGAGTTGCCCTTTCTATGTTTAATGTTGACGAG TCTGTTCGAGCATTTGCTGAATCATCATTTGTGATGGCTTTTGGGAAAAAATGGCCTCTATACTTGAGTACAAAAAATACCATTCTTAAGAAGTATGATGGCAG GTTCAAGGACATATTTCAGGAGGTATATGAAGAAAAGTGGAAGGAAAAATTTGAAGAGCATTCAATATG GTATGAACACCGGTTGATTGATGACATGGTGGCTTATGCAATGAAGAGTGAAGGTGGATATGTTTGGGCTTGTAAAAATTATGACGGAGATGTCCAAAGTGATTTACTTGCCCAAG GGTTTGGCTCATTAGGACTCATGACATCCGTTTTG CTATCTGGTGACGGTAAAACTTTAGAAGCAGAGGCTGCTCATGGGACGGTGACCCGGCATTTTAGGTTGCATGAGAAGGGTCAAGAAACCAGCACAAATAGTATTGCATCCATATTTGCCTGGACACGAGGCTTAGAACATCG TGCCAACCTCGATGGCAATGAGAAGCTGTTAGATTTCGCTCACAAGTTAGAAGCAGCATGCATCGAGACGGTGGAATCTGGAAAGATGACTAAAGATCTCGCCATTTTAACGCATGGACCAAA GGTTTCGAGAGACATGTACTTGAACACCGAAGAATTCATTGATGCTGTCGCACAAAGGCTCAACTCAAAGCTTCGTGCGACGGTGCCCGTTTAA